In Pseudomonas sp. GCEP-101, one DNA window encodes the following:
- a CDS encoding glucokinase yields the protein MNSNNAQPASNGFALVGDIGGTNARFALWRGEVLESVQVLACADYPRPEDAVRDYLQRVGQPLSAIDNVCLACAGPVGAGDFKFTNNHWVIQRDAFRAELGLSHLLLVNDFSTMAWAASRLSQDHLVQVRPGKALEGRAKLIIGPGTGLGVGSLMPLPGGGWEVLPCEGGHVDLPVTSERDFALWQLLREKYGHVSAERVLSGSGLENLYRMSCQLDGVEPKCATAAEIGERAMAGDAYADAVLEHFFLWLARVAGNAVLTVGALGGVYITGGIVPRFLDRFLRSGFAEAFRTRGKTSGPYLDPVPVWVMTAEHPGLFGAGVALEQALRNEG from the coding sequence ATGAATTCCAATAACGCTCAGCCCGCCTCGAACGGTTTCGCCCTGGTCGGCGACATCGGCGGCACCAACGCCCGCTTCGCCCTGTGGCGCGGTGAAGTCCTCGAATCGGTCCAGGTCCTGGCCTGCGCCGACTACCCGCGGCCCGAAGACGCCGTGCGCGACTACCTGCAGCGCGTCGGCCAGCCGCTGTCGGCCATCGACAACGTCTGCCTGGCCTGCGCAGGCCCGGTGGGCGCCGGCGACTTCAAGTTCACCAACAATCACTGGGTGATCCAGCGCGACGCCTTCCGCGCCGAACTCGGCCTGAGCCACCTGTTGCTGGTGAACGACTTCAGCACCATGGCCTGGGCGGCGTCGCGGCTGTCGCAAGACCACCTGGTGCAGGTGCGCCCCGGCAAGGCGCTGGAAGGCCGCGCCAAGCTGATCATCGGCCCCGGCACCGGCCTGGGCGTCGGCAGCCTGATGCCGCTGCCCGGTGGCGGCTGGGAAGTGCTGCCCTGCGAAGGCGGCCATGTCGACCTGCCGGTGACGTCCGAACGTGACTTCGCCCTCTGGCAACTGCTGCGCGAGAAATACGGCCACGTCTCGGCCGAGCGCGTGCTCTCCGGCAGCGGCCTGGAAAACCTCTACCGCATGAGCTGCCAACTCGATGGCGTGGAGCCCAAGTGCGCCACCGCCGCCGAGATCGGCGAGCGCGCCATGGCCGGCGATGCCTACGCCGACGCGGTGCTGGAACACTTCTTCCTCTGGCTGGCGCGGGTTGCCGGCAACGCCGTGCTGACGGTCGGTGCGCTGGGCGGGGTGTACATCACTGGCGGCATCGTCCCGCGCTTCCTTGACCGCTTCCTGCGCAGCGGCTTCGCCGAGGCGTTCCGCACCCGTGGCAAGACCAGCGGGCCGTACCTCGACCCCGTGCCGGTGTGGGTCATGACGGCGGAGCACCCGGGCCTGTTCGGCGCCGGCGTGGCGCTGGAGCAGGCGCTGCGCAACGAAGGCTGA